A genomic stretch from Nocardia wallacei includes:
- a CDS encoding AAA family ATPase has protein sequence MGIVMSGSPMAGRSEWGRRFARLYQQAGSPTVTEIVSTTRLTNIETIRGWLPGPNNPDPRVPRSWSESLEVVLQDLADRAARAAEREGRSFGRQPMANWRRWREKAAAEQKARDARTTSPFRGLASYGPEHAEEFFGREDLAQDLAQRISAGFAGSGPRLVVVVGVSGSGKSSLVGAGLAPLISEGVKVEVFTPGSNPLEALSDAVRHLAGSEAGQVLVADQCEEVWTLHGTEPVEDAEPDSSGRPVVAPAFFEQLQSVADRPETVIVVVIRADFYGSALNHEFLAAGLGAPVNVGAMTREQVRRAIVGPAALCGVTADEDLVELILTELAVSGGDGAHDPGALPHLSHALQEAWKERAPGGKRLTVAHYRKSRGISGSIAKLANSVYESLDSDGQRAIERVLIRSVTGEKIWARRPVARRELEWKDIPPHVVDAVVDKFIHERLLTADQSGIQITHEALLRSWPLLRKWIADSHEDRAVRHRYAVDALHWEAEGKKVDGLLSAGRTEDFAKWASEQHDELSILEREFLDASVTHHGELAEFEARRLQREKQRSERLRKAVVALTLVGAVMVGTAVFAVRAEQDQTAQYRISHAHEQAATSYTVRSGAPEVGGLLAANAERGYSDFQTRSALLSTQDDMFAGRIPGNGSPNVELAFDRAGVRMVVAAQDGTNTKITLYDTATWTPRVSTSVVGKPYAVSLDPTGRRIAVNAGRRISVFDVETDQWTVLPGSFNDGAATLRYNPVTAVLATVDAAGMPALWDAEGLNPLPLPAGTITKVQSVAFSRDGQTMALADSGIVQIHRGGKPSRTIRESVNELRAIALDQHGRRLVLADHNGTVRWWDLDTGDETGRFVALDTAARSIDFGADNLVIALTQENHSVRLLDTATDDNSLAVLVGHTDMVTSLAFSPDYSTLATTGVDGTIALWRIDPTLMRHHRWADATALAYTVDGTILAAAARDGTVTTYDTATGEPVNSAPGCAEASTGTADAVAVSTDARYAVLSCNGRPGHVRISDLANHRNLGVDIPVARFPPALALSPDNTLLATGNYLNHLELWGLGTRAVLPTSPTVSIPIASTIRALAFSPDGKYLAYAADNGTVAVYPAADLRPGVDKPAAQVLSVLNTSGTSDRRPGSAGFTYRTITFSADSAGIAVSGDDGSIRIWQRTSTGFEPALILTSRPANVHALAFSTDPNSPAIITANREGSRRRWTLDTDDVTHDVCTAATGAIDELTDLGSLLDDWKC, from the coding sequence GTGGGGATCGTGATGTCGGGCAGCCCGATGGCCGGTCGATCGGAGTGGGGCCGTCGGTTCGCGCGGCTGTATCAGCAGGCGGGGTCACCGACGGTGACGGAGATCGTGTCGACGACCAGATTGACCAACATCGAGACGATCCGGGGCTGGCTTCCGGGTCCGAACAACCCGGATCCGCGGGTGCCTCGTTCGTGGAGCGAGTCGCTCGAGGTGGTGCTGCAGGATCTTGCCGATCGTGCTGCTCGCGCGGCCGAGCGCGAGGGCAGATCGTTTGGCCGTCAGCCGATGGCGAACTGGCGACGCTGGCGGGAGAAGGCCGCCGCCGAGCAGAAGGCTCGAGACGCTCGAACGACCTCACCATTTCGTGGGTTGGCGTCCTATGGTCCCGAGCACGCCGAGGAGTTCTTCGGCCGTGAAGATCTGGCACAGGACCTGGCACAACGAATCTCGGCAGGCTTTGCCGGTTCGGGCCCTCGCCTCGTGGTCGTCGTGGGTGTTTCGGGCTCAGGCAAATCGTCGCTGGTGGGTGCCGGATTGGCTCCCTTGATCAGTGAAGGCGTCAAGGTAGAGGTCTTTACGCCCGGAAGTAACCCGCTCGAGGCGCTCTCGGACGCGGTGCGGCACTTGGCGGGGTCCGAGGCGGGACAGGTTCTGGTCGCTGACCAATGCGAAGAGGTCTGGACTCTGCACGGTACCGAACCTGTCGAGGATGCCGAGCCTGACAGTTCTGGGCGGCCGGTGGTGGCTCCGGCGTTCTTCGAGCAGTTGCAGAGTGTGGCGGACCGACCTGAAACCGTGATCGTGGTGGTCATCCGTGCGGATTTCTACGGATCCGCGTTGAACCACGAGTTTCTGGCGGCCGGGCTGGGGGCGCCGGTCAATGTCGGAGCAATGACTCGGGAACAGGTGCGCCGAGCCATCGTCGGGCCTGCGGCCCTGTGTGGCGTGACCGCCGATGAAGACCTGGTCGAGCTGATCCTGACCGAGTTGGCAGTCAGCGGTGGCGACGGCGCGCATGATCCTGGCGCGCTACCTCACCTTTCCCATGCCCTGCAGGAGGCGTGGAAGGAACGTGCCCCCGGTGGAAAACGGCTGACCGTCGCGCATTACCGAAAGTCACGCGGCATCAGCGGGTCTATCGCCAAGCTGGCGAACAGCGTGTACGAGAGTTTGGATTCCGACGGACAGCGCGCAATCGAGCGCGTGCTGATCAGATCGGTGACAGGCGAAAAGATCTGGGCTCGTCGGCCGGTCGCACGGCGCGAACTCGAATGGAAAGATATTCCGCCGCACGTGGTCGATGCAGTGGTGGACAAGTTCATTCACGAGCGCCTACTCACTGCGGATCAGTCCGGAATCCAGATCACTCATGAAGCACTGCTCCGTTCCTGGCCACTCCTACGAAAATGGATCGCCGACAGCCACGAAGATCGAGCAGTGCGTCATCGGTACGCGGTCGATGCTCTGCACTGGGAGGCCGAGGGGAAGAAGGTCGATGGTCTGCTATCGGCGGGCAGGACTGAGGACTTCGCGAAGTGGGCCAGCGAGCAGCACGACGAGCTGAGCATCCTCGAGCGCGAGTTCCTCGATGCCAGCGTGACCCATCATGGCGAACTCGCCGAGTTCGAGGCGCGACGACTCCAGCGGGAAAAGCAGCGTAGTGAGCGACTGCGCAAAGCCGTTGTCGCATTGACGCTGGTCGGGGCCGTAATGGTCGGGACCGCAGTGTTTGCGGTGCGTGCCGAACAAGACCAAACCGCCCAATACCGGATTTCCCACGCTCACGAACAAGCCGCGACGTCGTACACGGTGCGTTCGGGCGCGCCCGAAGTTGGTGGTCTACTTGCCGCAAACGCCGAGCGCGGGTACTCCGACTTCCAGACACGCAGCGCCCTGCTCAGTACCCAAGATGACATGTTCGCGGGGCGGATACCGGGAAACGGCAGCCCCAATGTCGAGCTCGCCTTCGACCGCGCCGGAGTTCGGATGGTGGTCGCCGCGCAAGACGGAACGAACACAAAGATCACCCTGTACGACACCGCCACGTGGACCCCTCGCGTTTCGACCTCCGTCGTGGGCAAACCCTATGCGGTGTCATTGGACCCGACCGGCCGTCGCATCGCCGTCAACGCCGGCCGCAGAATCTCGGTATTCGACGTCGAGACCGATCAGTGGACAGTGCTGCCGGGCAGCTTCAACGACGGTGCGGCAACTCTGCGATACAACCCTGTCACTGCAGTCCTGGCCACCGTCGACGCGGCCGGAATGCCTGCGTTGTGGGACGCGGAGGGTCTGAATCCGCTCCCCCTACCAGCTGGGACGATCACGAAGGTGCAATCGGTCGCGTTCAGTCGCGACGGGCAAACCATGGCTCTGGCCGACAGCGGCATCGTCCAAATCCATCGGGGCGGCAAACCATCCCGCACGATCCGTGAGTCAGTCAACGAGCTGCGAGCCATCGCCTTGGATCAGCATGGCCGACGACTCGTGTTGGCGGATCACAATGGCACCGTGCGTTGGTGGGACCTCGACACCGGCGACGAAACCGGCCGATTCGTCGCTCTCGATACCGCTGCGCGCAGCATCGATTTCGGTGCCGACAACCTCGTGATCGCCCTGACTCAGGAAAACCATTCGGTACGTCTGCTCGACACTGCCACAGACGATAATTCCCTCGCTGTCCTCGTCGGCCACACCGACATGGTGACCAGCTTGGCGTTCAGTCCCGACTACTCGACGCTTGCCACCACGGGTGTCGATGGCACCATCGCCCTGTGGCGCATCGACCCCACTCTGATGCGACACCACAGGTGGGCCGACGCCACCGCACTCGCCTACACCGTCGACGGCACCATTCTCGCGGCGGCGGCCCGCGACGGCACAGTCACGACCTATGACACCGCGACCGGAGAACCCGTGAACTCCGCGCCCGGCTGCGCGGAAGCCTCCACCGGCACGGCCGACGCCGTCGCGGTCAGCACTGACGCTCGCTACGCCGTCCTCAGCTGCAACGGCCGGCCCGGTCACGTCCGGATCTCAGATCTGGCCAACCACCGCAACCTCGGCGTCGACATCCCTGTGGCCAGATTCCCTCCCGCGCTGGCGTTGAGTCCGGACAACACGCTGTTGGCGACCGGTAACTACCTGAACCATCTCGAACTGTGGGGGCTCGGAACGCGTGCGGTGCTACCCACTTCCCCCACCGTGAGCATTCCCATCGCCAGTACGATCCGAGCTCTGGCGTTCAGCCCCGATGGAAAATACCTCGCCTACGCCGCCGACAACGGAACAGTCGCGGTCTACCCCGCTGCTGACCTACGGCCGGGAGTCGACAAACCAGCGGCGCAGGTACTTTCCGTTCTCAACACATCGGGAACGTCCGACAGGCGACCCGGCAGCGCGGGATTCACCTACCGCACCATCACATTCAGTGCCGACAGCGCCGGTATCGCAGTCAGCGGCGATGATGGCTCGATCCGCATCTGGCAGCGCACTTCCACCGGTTTCGAGCCTGCTCTCATTCTCACCTCGCGCCCGGCCAACGTACATGCGTTGGCATTCAGCACCGATCCGAACAGTCCCGCGATCATTACCGCGAACCGAGAGGGAAGCCGCCGCCGATGGACCCTCGATACCGACGACGTGACACACGACGTGTGCACTGCCGCCACCGGTGCGATCGACGAGCTGACTGACCTCGGGTCCCTCCTCGACGACTGGAAATGCTGA
- a CDS encoding SulP family inorganic anion transporter, whose amino-acid sequence MSVDTDTPPRSGRSSQSSWSVRLSSIARHDFPASIVVFLVALPLSLGIAIASDAPVAAGLITAAVGGIVVGILGGSPLQVSGPAAGLTVVVAETIHQFGWKTTCFITVAAGLLQIMFGLSRIARVALAIAPVVVHAMLAGIGVTIALQQVHVLLGGTSRSSAFANVTGLPSQLLDLHVVDLTVGVIVIGIIVAWRWVPEKARLIPGPLVAVVVGTVLSLVLPGDPERIKIDGSLFDAIGLPGLPSGDWGGVAVAVLTIALIASVESLLCAVAVDKMHTGERTNFDRELMAQGAANMTSGMLGGLPVTGVIVRSSTNVAAGAKTKASAFLHGVWILVFSIALVGVVQQIPKSALAGLLVVIGVQLVKLAHIRLARRTGDLLVYVVTIACVVFLNLLEGVLIGLALAFALLLWRVVKVSVQAAPADGTGRWIVGIEGTCTFLALPKLSKAFGKVPTGTYVLVELTIDFLDHAAYEAIHDWARQHEETGGTVEFVEIGTARMAHALSGPPQRGRTRGLLDELLGPWPERNHDPVAAGVAAYHRSHAHVVRPHLGELRDKQDPHSLFLTCADSRIVPNVITNSGPGDLFTVRNVGNLVPADGSDTSMEAALAFAVDNLQVRNVVVCGHSSCGAMKALLADTSAGPGLDTWLAHGRSSLEAYRAGHPVRVAAAAAGYDETAQLSMVNVAVQVQILQAHTVIRRATAERGLTVTGLFFDIGSARVLEITADSISEITDQTVESIVD is encoded by the coding sequence ATGTCCGTCGACACCGACACCCCGCCCCGTTCGGGTCGCTCGTCGCAGAGTTCCTGGTCCGTTCGTCTGTCGTCCATCGCGCGCCACGATTTCCCCGCTTCGATCGTGGTGTTCCTCGTTGCCCTACCGTTGTCACTGGGCATCGCCATCGCCTCGGACGCGCCCGTCGCCGCCGGTCTGATCACCGCGGCGGTGGGCGGAATCGTTGTCGGCATCCTGGGTGGTTCGCCGTTGCAGGTGAGTGGCCCGGCCGCCGGCCTGACCGTGGTCGTTGCCGAGACCATTCATCAATTCGGTTGGAAGACAACCTGTTTCATCACCGTCGCGGCCGGATTGCTGCAGATCATGTTCGGGTTGAGCCGAATCGCGCGGGTCGCGCTGGCGATCGCGCCGGTGGTGGTGCACGCCATGCTCGCGGGTATCGGTGTCACCATCGCACTGCAGCAGGTACACGTGCTGCTGGGCGGCACGTCGCGCAGTTCGGCTTTCGCGAACGTCACCGGGTTGCCGAGTCAGCTGCTCGATCTGCACGTCGTCGATCTCACCGTCGGCGTGATCGTGATCGGCATCATCGTCGCCTGGCGATGGGTGCCGGAGAAGGCGCGCCTGATTCCCGGTCCGCTGGTGGCGGTGGTGGTGGGCACGGTGCTGTCGCTGGTCCTGCCGGGTGATCCGGAGCGGATCAAGATCGACGGCTCGCTGTTCGACGCCATCGGTCTGCCCGGCCTGCCCAGCGGTGACTGGGGCGGCGTCGCGGTGGCGGTGCTGACGATCGCGCTGATCGCCAGCGTGGAGAGCCTGCTGTGCGCCGTGGCCGTCGACAAGATGCACACGGGTGAGCGCACCAACTTCGATCGCGAGCTGATGGCACAGGGCGCGGCGAACATGACCTCCGGCATGCTCGGCGGCTTGCCGGTCACGGGTGTCATCGTGCGCAGCTCCACCAACGTGGCGGCGGGAGCCAAAACCAAAGCCTCGGCGTTCCTGCACGGTGTCTGGATCCTGGTGTTCTCCATCGCGCTGGTCGGCGTCGTGCAGCAGATCCCGAAATCGGCGCTGGCCGGACTGCTGGTCGTGATCGGCGTTCAATTGGTGAAACTGGCGCACATTCGCCTCGCTCGCCGCACCGGCGACCTGCTGGTCTATGTCGTGACGATCGCGTGCGTGGTCTTCCTGAACCTGCTCGAGGGCGTGCTGATCGGCCTGGCGCTGGCGTTCGCGCTGCTGCTGTGGCGGGTGGTGAAGGTGTCGGTCCAGGCCGCACCGGCGGACGGCACCGGGCGGTGGATCGTCGGCATCGAGGGGACCTGCACATTCCTGGCCCTGCCGAAGCTGTCCAAGGCGTTCGGCAAAGTCCCCACCGGCACCTACGTGCTGGTCGAACTGACCATCGACTTCCTCGACCACGCCGCGTACGAGGCCATCCACGACTGGGCGCGGCAGCACGAGGAGACCGGCGGCACAGTGGAATTCGTGGAGATCGGTACCGCCCGGATGGCGCACGCGCTGAGCGGGCCGCCGCAGCGCGGCCGCACGCGCGGGCTGTTGGACGAACTGCTGGGCCCGTGGCCTGAACGCAACCACGACCCGGTCGCGGCCGGTGTGGCCGCGTACCATCGCAGTCACGCGCATGTGGTGCGGCCGCATCTGGGCGAGCTGCGCGACAAGCAGGATCCGCATTCATTGTTCCTCACCTGCGCGGATTCCCGGATCGTGCCCAACGTGATCACCAACAGCGGTCCGGGCGATCTGTTCACCGTCCGCAATGTGGGCAACCTCGTCCCGGCCGACGGCTCCGATACCTCGATGGAAGCGGCGCTCGCCTTCGCGGTGGACAATCTGCAGGTCCGCAACGTCGTCGTCTGCGGTCACTCCTCGTGCGGCGCAATGAAAGCGCTGCTCGCCGACACCTCCGCCGGGCCGGGCCTGGACACCTGGCTCGCGCACGGCCGGTCGAGCTTGGAAGCCTATCGCGCCGGTCATCCGGTGCGGGTCGCCGCCGCGGCGGCGGGCTACGACGAGACCGCCCAGCTGAGCATGGTGAACGTGGCTGTGCAGGTGCAAATCTTGCAGGCGCACACGGTGATTCGCCGAGCCACCGCCGAACGCGGACTCACAGTGACGGGCCTGTTCTTCGACATCGGCTCCGCCCGTGTCCTGGAGATCACCGCCGACTCCATCAGTGAGATCACCGACCAGACCGTCGAATCGATCGTCGACTAG